In Microcaecilia unicolor chromosome 1, aMicUni1.1, whole genome shotgun sequence, the following are encoded in one genomic region:
- the LOC115463628 gene encoding oocyte zinc finger protein XlCOF6-like, with product MKENYETLISLAYHDILSRIKEEEEPYVQDPQETREREGTHSDTADNEAVQEQKREQNQEAAVEMEEVPRQSGNVCQDLSEGPERRSTRNHQQESEETQTDPAGGSPDRLTKCERSDRELTNIPEHQRNLRAERLFQNNNSDLVPSRLPQAEGKIQQLSHNGTQPSTCTLCTKSFAVPSYMKILQLIRSGKKICTDLAFLKRHQMIHSGKKPLTCECNKSWRIFKYDELVKVIHSRKKHFTCTECGKSFSQPSYLKRHQMIHSGKKPFTCTVCSKSFTQSSALKRHKLIHSGKKPFLCTVCNKSFTRSSYLKLHQIVHSGEKPFTCAECNKSFTQSSDLKRHKVIHSGEKPFTCTECNKSFTQSSYLKIHQRIHSATKPFTCTECNKSFTQPSYLKIHQRIHSGKKPFTCTECNTSFTQSSALKKHQIIHNDHKTFTCTECSKGFRYSSDLQKHQIIHSGKNNNYSLGKMY from the coding sequence CAGATAACGAGGCCGTACAGGAACAGAAGAGAGAGCAGAATCAAGAAGCTGCTgtagaaatggaagaagtaccaAGACAATCAGGAAATGTGTGTCAGGATCTTTCTGAGGGGCCTGAAAGGAGAAGCACAAGGAATCATCAGCAAGAATCAGAGGAAACCCAGACGGACCCTGCAGGAGGCTCACCAGACAGACTCACTAAGTGTGAGAGAAGTGACAGGGAGCTCACAAACATCCCCGAGCACCAGAGAAACCTGAGAGCAGAGAGACTCTTCCAAAACAATAACAGCGATCTAGTGCCTTCTAGACTCCCACAAGCAGAGGGGAAAATACAGCAATTAAGCCACAACGGCACCCAACCTTCTACATGTACATTGTGTACTAAAAGTTTTGCTGTGCCGTCATATATGAAAATCCTGCAACTAATCCgcagtggaaaaaaaatatgcacagATTTGGCTTTTCTGAAAaggcatcaaatgatccacagcgGAAAGAAACCCCTCACatgtgagtgtaataaaagttggAGGATTTTCAAATATGATGAGCTTGTGAAAGTCATCCACAGCAGGAAGAAGCactttacatgtactgagtgtggtaaaagttttagtCAACCATCGTATCTGAAACGCcaccaaatgatccacagtggaaagaaaccttttacatgtacgGTATGTAGTAAAAGTTTCACTCAGTCATCAGCTCTCAAAAGGCACAAAttaatccacagtggaaagaaaccttttctttgtactgtgtgtaataaaagtttcactcgATCGTCTTATCTGAAACTCCACCAAATAGTCCACAGTggagagaaaccttttacatgtgccgagtgtaataaaagtttcactcagTCATCGGATCTGAAAAGGCACAAAGTAATCCACAGTggagagaaaccttttacatgtactgagtgtaataaaagcttcactcaatcATCATATCTGAAAATCCACCAAAGAATCCACAGTGCAACGAAACCTTTTacgtgtactgagtgtaataaaagcttcactcaaccATCATATCTGAAAATCCACCAAAGAATCCACAGTGGGAAAaaaccttttacatgtactgagtgtaatacaAGTTTCACTCAGTCATCAGCTCTCAAAAAGCATCAAATAATTCACAATGATCATAAAACCTTTACATGTACTGAATGCAGTAAAGGTTTTAGGTATTCATCGGATCTGCAGAAGCACCAAATAATCCATAGTGGGAAGAATAACAACTACTCCTTGGGAAAAATGTATTGA